The genomic window TTCTTTTTACCATTTGAGACCATGTTTAAATATACCATCTTGGTTGCTCTTATTTTGCCAATGTCTGTTTCTGCCCTAGCCTATTCAGTCGAATTTGGTTACGATCAAAAATTTACGGGTACAGTTTCAAATATTACAATCCTGATCAGCTTTCTTCTGTTTTGGGGCTTAGATTATCTCTTTTTTTAGAAGGTAAAAATTTGACTAGTTAAACTTTTTTAATTATACTAAATACGGTTAAAAAGGTTTGTATAGCAACTAATTGAGGTGAAGATATGAGTTTGTCTTTTAAGGACTATATCAGTATTTTTATTCATCAGACAGATTTACACCTGACAAGTTATGTGAAAGAAGAGCTAGCGCCCTACAACATTGCCCCAGAGCAAAACCTTATTATGATGTTACTTTGGGAAAAAGATGGTCAGTCTCAAAATGAGATCGCAAAGCAACTAGATAAAGACAAAACAAATATTGCCCGAATGGCTCAAAGCCTAGAACAAAAAGGCTTTATTAGACGTTCGAGTTGCCCGAATGATCGCCGTACACAACGACTCTTTGTTACCGAAGAAGGCGAAAAGTTAGGTCATAGTGTGATTCCATTAGCTGAGAAGTTTAATAAGATCGTTTGTCATGGAATTACTGATAAGGAGTTAGCTGAATTAAAAAGAATTCTTTCTAAAATGCGTCAAAACGTACAATAATTTATATTGTGCGAGTAAATGGTTGTTATACCAACTTGTGTTCACGTAGTCTCATTACCAAGGAACTACGATTTATTAAGGGGGAAAGGTTGCTATAGCATCCTTTTTATAAAAGGCTGTAGTCGTAAACTTTGGACAAATTCATTTGCCCCAATGGCTTATTTATTCTCAAAAGCTTCACAGAAAGCGTGATGAAACAAGCATTCCTTTGGTTACGACCTATAAGCTTATAGCAACAATCTTTTAGAAAAGAGCGTATTAAAATTAATGGAGGAGATGAGTTATGTACGATATTATCATTATTGGAGCAGGTCCTGCTGGAGCAAGTGCTGCTCTTTTTGCAGCAAAGGCAGGAAAAGAAACATTACTTATTGATAGTGACAAAAGTATTACCAAAAAAGCATGGGTTGAAAATCACTACGGTGTATTAGAAATTA from Anaerobacillus sp. CMMVII includes these protein-coding regions:
- a CDS encoding MarR family winged helix-turn-helix transcriptional regulator, producing the protein MSLSFKDYISIFIHQTDLHLTSYVKEELAPYNIAPEQNLIMMLLWEKDGQSQNEIAKQLDKDKTNIARMAQSLEQKGFIRRSSCPNDRRTQRLFVTEEGEKLGHSVIPLAEKFNKIVCHGITDKELAELKRILSKMRQNVQ